The Heteronotia binoei isolate CCM8104 ecotype False Entrance Well chromosome 11, APGP_CSIRO_Hbin_v1, whole genome shotgun sequence genome includes the window GCTTATTGGGTCACTTGTGTAgggagctgccccccccccttaaaactgcataatttatttatttagattaaaTTGGATTTTCACTGCTTGGTGCCGGAAGGCTCAGCTAGGCTCTAGATTTCATGGCAATCAGTGATGGATATTCCACTCCAAACAGAAAGGTCATATCTGCCCAACGTAGCATTATCTGACTGAACAATTCTTTGCATGATGCAAACATAAAACCACAGCCTCATTAGTGGCAGTAATAACGTTTCATTCAGCTGCAAGGCAGGGAACTGAGAGGCCTCTAAACATGACAGTAATGGAGAAGTGGAAATGTATCGTTCTAAATTCCTTCTCAGAAGTCACATCTGAGAAAGAGGTCAGGTTTTCAGTCAAGGTAATCTTCTAATTATATTCTGTAAAATTATGTGTGCTTTCCTATTACGTATTCTTGCAATAGTTTCTTAGACTGCAAAAAGGGTTAAAATGTATTTGTAAAATGGTCCATCGCAgaaaacaatggcaatgtcagggggtgtggcctaatatgcaaatgagttcctgctgggctttttctacaaaaaaagccctgtgtgtatgtACATGGGAGATCAGCTAATACTTTAGTGGACAATGCCAGAATGACACTTTCAGCAACTCTCTCTCTTCAGCCTAGAGATTCACCCCAAATACTAGGCCCAGGCCTCCCTTCTTTAACTGTTTTGCAGACCTCCCCCAAAACCTTTTGTTGTAAGAGACGCTGGGGCTGAAGACTGCTTGGGTATTGTGTGCCATTCCCTTAGCCCTTTGGCCCTGCGCTgtgcaagattttttaaaaattctgttccAAGAGGTTCTGGGGTTTACATCCCCCTGAGATCATTTCCAGTTTGGTCCTTTAGACCAGTGgactccccagcctttttggcaccatggACTGGTTTCGTGTAAGAtcatttttccacggaccggtgggggAGGGGCGGAACTGGgagttttgccaccccaggctgccccccatgcccatgccacatccctgccccccatgggggtctttaaatgggggagggagactggggctgtttctgcctcccttcctccttaaagaccccccactgatcagctgatcggtgaaggtctataaatgaggggtaggctaaggtcacagcagcgctGTTCCTTCTGCCAACCAGGGatcctgcaaggggaggcagtctTGGAGTGAGGCCATGCGGCCTCTTTagtctggggctgctctgcctcactctgtggcccagttgctagcaggccacagactaGTACTGGTCCACGgtccagtggttggggacccgcATTAGACCTAATCCCAGCAATTGGAGGACGATGAGGACAGGAGCTTGGTAgacattatcagggcttttttttgtagcaggacctcctttgtctattaggccacacaccccagatgtagccaatcctcctggagcttacagtaggccctgtatgaagaagatgatattggatttatatcccactcaccactctgaatctcagagtctcagagcagctcacaatctcctttaccttcctcccccacaacagacaccctgtgaggtgggtggggctgagagtactctcacagcagctgccctttcaaggacaacctctgccagagctgtggctgacccaaggccattccagcaggtgcaagtggaggagtggggaatcaaacccggttctcccagataagagtctgcacacttaaccactacaccaaactggctctgaacagggtatgaagagccctgtaagctctcagaggattggctacatcaggggtgtgtggcctaataggcaaaggagtttctgctacaaaaaagccctggacattatTCATTTGGTGAGTCAAAGGCATTCTGTATGTGGTCATTGTCTTTCACACTGAGGCAAGCTGCAGCCTGCCGGCTTGCCCTGGAAGATTAGAAACAGAGGCCAAATGGAGCGTGACTGGgcactcctttttctcctcctgctCCCATCCATGGCTCCACACAGGTAAATTCCCCCTTTGCAAACATAAGGCAGCAACCAAAAAGTAGATTAAAGCACACCTGTTTCCTGCTGGCGAAGGGAAGAACATTTGGCAGGAAGGAGAGGCGCATGGGAGAGAAGCATATCAACAGGGCACATGCAGTAGAGCTCCGTCAATAAAGTGTTAACTGATCCAGGACAGGAACCATCCTACAACTTCCCTTCTCCATccttttaagcagggctttttttgagtaggaatgcagttctggctggcttagcatcagggggtgtgacctaatatgcaaacgagttcctgctgggctttttctacaaaaaaagccctgtgtgaaacaatggtgatgtcaggggtgtggcttaatatgcaaattagatcctgctgtgctttttttttttttttttacaaaaagccctgcctttaagtATATTCAAGAAGAAAACATTTAtttgttttcaaagatttcaggttttgacggctggtaacatcattagggtttgtagaatctttcgggatcaagttccgtgttctactggagaaagttttccttccagacgtttcgttctcagctgagaacgaaacatctggaaggaaaactttctccagtagaacacggcacttgatcctgaaagattctacaaaccctaatttgtttgtttgtttgtttgtttgtttaagatttatatcccgccctctccacaagctgactcagggcagctaacaatgatttaaaaataacaatattGAATTATagtattaaaaacaataaacttaaacaattaaaatcaatttaaaactacattatGGTGCTACTCAGAAAATTTTTTCAATAGGTGGTATTGCCCTGATATGTCCTTCTGCAGCTGCAGTTCTGACCCAGTACCAATTACGCATGTTTGGACTTCCACAGAAATGTGATGTACGGCcagccagggctattttttgtagcaggaactcctttgcatattaggccacatccctcttatgcagctaatcctccaagagcttacagggcctattgaaagctcctggaggattggctacatcaggggtatgcaaaggagttcctgctaacaaatatgcaaaggagttcctgctaacaaaaaaagccctgcatgcaaccATGGCCATGATCCCAACACTCCCATTTCCATGTTGCACAAACCCAAAAGTCTTAACTGTGTGATGGGCAATCAGCGATGGGTGGTTGTTTCCCTGTATGCTCACCATTTGGTTTCCCTCTGTGTTTTAGCGGTCCTGATGAGCATCTGTTTAGTGTCAGTCACCTACGGAGCTTTGGTCTGCAACATCCTGGCCATCCAGATCAAGTATGACGACTACAAGATCTGCCTGCGTCCGCTGGGCTTCATCTGCATCATCCTCTGGCGCAGCTTGGAGATCTCGAGCCGTATCACCGTTTTGGTTTTTTTCGGCAGCGTCTTCAAGCAATACGCCTTGGGCGTCGGGGTGGCCAACTTcctggtcttcttcttcctgccgtGGATCCATTTTTGGCGGAGTGGTGCCCAGCTGCCCGACCAGGTGGAAAAGAACTTCAGCCAGGTGGGCACCATCTCCGTCCTGTGCTCCATCACATTGCTCTACGCCGGCATCAACGTCTTCTGCTGGTCGGCCGTGCAGCTCAGGCTGTCCGACCGAGACTTGATCTCCAAGTCACAAAGCTGGAATTATCTGGTCTTTTACTACTTGCTGCGGGGCGTGGAGAACATTGCGTTGATCATCCTCTGGTACCTCTTTAAGACGGACTTCTACGAATACATCTGCATGCCCTTCCTGGTGGTGCAGCTGATCGTGGTCTACTGCCTGGCCATTACCTTCATGCTGTTCTTCTACCAGTACTTTCACCCGTGCCGCCGCCTCTTCACACACAACATCTCTGACTTTTTGGAGTGTGTCTGTTGCAAGTGCAGGCAAACGGCCAGCGCCAGTCAGCTGGAGCCCCCCTATGAGCCTGGAGTGAGGCATAGCGTAGTCTGAGACGACAGACCTCGGCTGATCCTAAGCCAAGCCTGCCAAACGAGTGGGCTGAACAGTGCCTCCTGTCTTGCCACCTAATTACGCCAGAGGGACAGGCCTTGATTTTATGGTGCTAAACTTTATAAACGGGTGGTCTTCTGGTGTATTGCTTGAACTGCTCCACCGGGCCAGGTCTGGGCGAACAAGAAGGGACCAGTTTCCCTTCTCTGCAGAGGCAGGGGGTGGTCGGCATCACACGCCTGTGCAGTAGGGGCCACTGTAACTTGAGAATGAATGACTTTGGTAGAGAGAAGCACTCTAGCCATAGAAGGACTGTTAGATAACTTCTAGATGATGGGGGCTTGCTGGCCCATCTGCTCTGGTTGCACCCAGCTGCAAAATACCCACCGAGCCTGGTGGAAAAGTACTGCCAGTTAGCTTTATCGAGGGCATGACGGGAGGCGCTTCTGAAAGCCAGTGAACCTTGCTGATGTTTAGCTCCCACTCGTACTCAGCATCGTTGTGATGCTGCAGTCTTCCTCAGTTTGGGTAAAATTGAGGGGGGGCGGCATTTCCAAGTGGCCTGATAACACGCCCTTGCTTTGTTAGCAAGTCAGCTCGAGAGATGACCTCTTCTTTCCCCAGCCCTGGTGCCGTCCTGTCCTTTATaactgtgtatttatttattttgttgaaCTGAAAATGGACCGTTTTTACATACAAAGTGCTGGGAAGTACCCTGCATTTTAAAAGAATCCTCCTCGTTTGACGGCTCTCCTTTCTGCTGTGTCAGTCTGGAAGGGCATCAAAGGGCATGCAAAGGTCGAGAGGGTACCACAGGTCATGGGCGAGGGGCAGAATCAGAGGAGAAGTGCCTTCTGCTGACCAAATGGTCAGTAGCGCCACATTGGGTTGTAAAATTCATCCACCTCTCGGGAGAGGTCAGGATAAGGGTTGCCTCTTTCGCTGCCCTCTTCTGCGTGAAACAGGACCACCAGTGTGGAGAGGTCCAGGTCGAGGAGAACCCCAGCTCACTTTAATGCATGATAAATGGGATCGAGTTGTTCACTCCATGTGTCAGTTGTATGGAGAAAGCCATGTTGGTTACCGTGGGGCGAGCAGTGATATGAGCCAACTGGGAACCACCCAAGTTAACTGTCTTCCTGCATTACAGTGGTTGTGCCTGTTAGGCCAGTTCGATCAATTTCATTATTGCTAATGATCCCTGTGCCCCAAAACCCATAATTTAAAACCGGAGAGCTTTTAAATAAATTAGAGCAGTCCTAAATCAGTATTGTTTGGGGACAGGATATCTAAATGCTGGCAGTTTTCAGGGGTCAGGCACAGTGCTTCAAAATGGCAGTTGTcaggcttctttttttttgtagctagaactcctttgcatattaggccacacacccgatgtagccaatcctccaagagcttacagggctcttagtacagggcctactgtaagctccaagaggattggctacatcaggggagtgtggccgaatatgcaaaggagttcctgctcccaaaaaaagccctggcagttgATGCGTGTTTCAGAGAGTGGGCTGTCCCTTGATATCTGGCCAACTGGGACCCAGGTGGAACCAGCTTGGGCAGACATAGTCTGGAGTGTGACATCGAAGTGGAACTTGGCTGCCCTCCGGTTTGCTCCTGACTGTACACGTTATGGAAGGCAGGTCGAGACTTGCCTTTAGATCGCTAGAGGCAGTTCCTCTTGTATATTCACGGTTTCTGCTGCCTGCTTAGCAACTCCTTGCCCGACAGTTCTCCTCTGATAAAACGTGTCTTTTTGTTTACTTCCTTTCTTGTTCAGGACTTGACTGGCCTCTTCAGGTAATCAATCACTCTGTCTCATATGCACACACTCAACCCTTTCCGCCCTTGGAATATATACATAACGAGGATATGCATAATTTTGTTCGCCGCGTACATTGAGAACTGAAGTTCAGAACAGAAACAGTTGCAGAAAGGGATTCCAGACAACATGAACTGGTGCAGTGAGATGTTTTTGTACCCAGACACATTTTTTGTGAACGGTGCCTCTGATGATCATGTTGCTCCCATTGCAACTTGGGTCCGAGCTCACTGTTGGCTTGCCCCTGTTTCCACTCACACCAGTTTGCTGTGCCACAGTCCCCTCACAAGACTTCTCTGAAGGGACAGCATCCAGTGTGCCCAGAGCTCTAGGCAAATTGGCAGGGCCATGACACTGCTCAGGCTCCTCTGAGAGAACAGTCTGGACCAGCTGCCTTAGTCAGCCGTAGTTATACCACTGAATTGCAGTctattgctctctctctcatgcagCAACACATCACAAAGAAGCACATTGCATGCGAGGCAACTTAGGAGGCCAAAGAGTTGTGGAAAACACACAGTCAAAGTCTCCTACTTGGCTGTCACCAGGAATGGCTAAGAAAGAAAGCAAGCCCAGGTAGATCGGTTCCTTTAACCCCTAGAGAGGTTTGACCTCAGCTGGACTTTTCAATCGTCTGATAACTAGCTTGAAGAGAGACCAAAAGAGTTCAGCAAGTTCTGGTCCATTTCAAGCTCAGGTCGACCAATGGTAACGTTCACGTATGTAATGTGGATTTTTGGTTGAGCAAGCGAAAAGACAAAACCAGGACAGTTCCAGAGGGCACAGTCAGGTTTTTAGCTCAGGAACTGAGAGGCAGTGGAAGGGCAAGCGACTGGGTGTTAGCTGATCGAGGCTGAGGTGTGGGATGGAACAATGCAGCTACAGAGGCAAAGGGTGGAGTAAGATATGTGACAGGATGCAGTTGCCGGATGTCGTGAAAGGAAGAAGCTATATTTCACGGAGATGAAGAATTATGAGGCAAGGCCTCCAGTAGTCTGCAATTAAAGGTTGCTGTCACCAGGTCTATTTGTGCATTAAGGCCATTAAGTGCTGACACAGAGAGGGAAAGATGCCACTGGGTGGCAGATGTGACCACGCCATATGGCCCAGAGAGGTTTTGCTGGCTAGCAGAGCTGACATGAATTATTTGGAAATACTTTTTTACATCTACCAACATTTCCATTTTTGCCGTTCATACTTTGCATTTAAGAGAGTCAGTTTTTAACGCCCAGATTCAAGAATTTGGGGGCTTGATGTCTCTCGATCATTTTGGCAAGCATCAGATTTGAAATCTCGTATGCTGTCAGATAAACAAATGCCGTGGCATGCAATCTGTGAAATACTTGTTGGGTGCTAAATATCACATCTTGTCTTCTATGAAATACAGTCTAAATGCCATTGCATGCAAAACACTCAATATTGTCGAGTATGAAATACAATTATATGTCAGCTATCAAAGATTGTCAAATACCATATGTTATAATAAAACGCCACAGGTTGTCAAATACAGATAGCAAAGACTTGGCAGATATCTGAGTCTCAGAGAATGATTTGTGGAGCGTTTAATATCAGAATTCAAATTCTGAGGAATGTTTTGGGGAGTCAGTTTGCTTCAGTTCTCCTTGAGACACTGTGGGGCCAGATCTCACCCCAGCGACAGAAGTCCAGCAATAATTTCATGAAGGGACAATACGGTTGCCAggttgttggaaaatacctggagactttggggatggatccaggagagggcagggtttggggagaggaggggcctcagcatggaacaatgccTTAGAGTTCACccgtcaaagcagctattttccccaggggagctgatctctgccagctggcgatcagttgtaaaagtgggagaacgccaggccccacctggaggctggcaatcctaaggaGCAAGCACATGCCTGCCCAGCCTGTTCCTTTCCATGTACACACCCAAGATGCAGTGTGCTCTATAAATACTGGCAGGCTAGCAGTCTCTGCTTTTACAACAGTTGAGCAGTTTTGATGGCTGCGGCAGTGGACAGTTCTCACCttcatacatgctaaataatacagTTGCAATCCACTAaagtgaccatttgcaagtggatttagccatttcacacagtaaagtccagttgcaaagtgcactgaaagtggattgaaagtgtgttatttagccTGCGTGAAAGTGCCAAggtgacactttttttttttttggcctggctgAAAGATCTCTTTTCTGCATTCATTTGTGACCAGAAGAGAAACAGGGAGGGACTGCAAGATACTTCATCTCATGATTTAGTCCCCATAAAagttcacacacacccctcaccCCCAGGCAAGTTCTCACTATATGAATGGAAGTCCCTTTGAGCAAAGACTATGCTTCTGGTTTCCTTTTGTTCCTACATTTGTAGCCTAATTGATTACTTCCTGTTCTCTCCCAGCCGGCTAGCCATTCaagaataaataaattattgtcAGCTCTTGTTCCCAGGGGGAAAAGAGGTTAAGTGCTGATGCTGATGTTGTAGCAAGTCAAAGTTACTGTTGATAATACAGGATGcaaatttttcttttaaagataATTGGCTTGCTCTGATTACAAAATGAAACCCTTTAAGTCCTGTCCCTCCCGTGTAATAAGAGCTAGTATTTAATTGTCTGTTTATGAATGCACTAaccaggggctgttttgtagaaaaataggtggtgaagcttattagcataactcattagcatatgctgcccccccagccaaaagcaacccgatgcaagaaaggagagtcccgggtgagagaagcctgcttgggctggctagagatccagccagtccaagcaggcctcacttgtctggggttctcctgcccccccccccacccagtcaaaaggccagcaagccacccactgccgaaaatcacataagaagtggagaaaggatggtgtgggcttctccaggggttaatgagggctgctgggggtgtggcaaagcccctggtccctggctggctggctgctctcctaatccagggattgaagatattggatttatatcccgccctccactccgaagagtctcagagcggctcacaatctcctttaccttcctcccccacaacagacaccctgtgaggtgggtggggctggagagggctctcacagcagctgccctttcaaggacaacctctgccagggctatggctgacccaaggccattccagcaggtgcaagtggaggagtggggaatcaaacccggttctcccagataagagtccacgtacttaaccactacaccaaactggctctcctaaccactacaccaaactggattgttatgcaactgtacctactattcaatggacaaggtaggtgagaaggaagagggggaaaccctcataaaggttctggagctgcactcctgtgaactgctgaatctgaggcctggcaccAACATAATGTGGAAAAGCGCAGAAGAGAATTAAGCTGGAAGGAGAAGGGATAGAATTTTAAAGGACCCTCAATAGTGCTTTGCCTGTCCATCAGTGACACCCTGGCTCTtcatttccagtttaaaagaaGTTGCAACCAGTCAGTTATGAATAAGGACAGAAATACAGCACAAAAGATGTTGGAGATCTGACAAGGATGTCACCTGGTTTCTCAGTTAAAAACAGTGAACTGTGGCAACTCAGGGCTGAATGATTTGGGGGAATCAGTCTGTACCATCGTACATACATTGTACATACACACATGATGCCAATAAACTGATCACCACTTGAAAAAATGCATTCTTCTCTCTGAGTTTGGAACGATATTCACCTCTGCTAAATCACAACGCAATTGATATTGCAAGGTATCGACTCCACATCTCCACGTGACATATACGGCACGACCCTAATCCAATTTACAAATAGGACAGGTTCTAATGTACATATCTGGTAAATACACTTCTGGTAAAAGTGTGCTAAATGTAAAAGACTTAAGCAGCATTCAGATGTAATTAAACAttggggagggatagtggctcagtggtagagcatctgcttgggaagcagaaggtcccaggttcaatccccggcatctccaactcaaaagggtccaggcaaataggtgtgaaaaacctcagcttgagaccctggagagccgctgccagtctgagtagacaatactgacttcgatggaccgacggtctgattcagtataaggcagcttcatatgttcatctggaTGCGT containing:
- the XKRX gene encoding XK-related protein 2, encoding MWPAKTPSPHLGSKVFFREDSPGAGRLLDSRMDAVCESSIGECSDPPSGKEVKLPPPSIVLQLEPKAFSQVKLPYSIILTTLLYCGEFVSAAVLTASYGHSNDQYWQLLTLFFMLTPSIMDQFTLIFVHRDLTSDKPMILCMHLLLLGPLIRCLEALMIYCRLGIEEEPYVTITRKKRLRKDSETEVEQEVGQSLRRLVTHRNAFKRMAVIQAFLGSTPQLTLQLYISVVEQYVPTTRAVLMSICLVSVTYGALVCNILAIQIKYDDYKICLRPLGFICIILWRSLEISSRITVLVFFGSVFKQYALGVGVANFLVFFFLPWIHFWRSGAQLPDQVEKNFSQVGTISVLCSITLLYAGINVFCWSAVQLRLSDRDLISKSQSWNYLVFYYLLRGVENIALIILWYLFKTDFYEYICMPFLVVQLIVVYCLAITFMLFFYQYFHPCRRLFTHNISDFLECVCCKCRQTASASQLEPPYEPGVRHSVV